From the Megalops cyprinoides isolate fMegCyp1 chromosome 21, fMegCyp1.pri, whole genome shotgun sequence genome, one window contains:
- the LOC118769247 gene encoding palmitoyltransferase ZDHHC18-like, protein MKNCEYHQIDPQAPSTPNPTLPPPINANKKVTRARRKWQAFPGRNRFYCDGRIIVARQSGVLPLTLGLILITSTLFFIFDCPFLVEHLTSCIPVIGGVLFVFVVISLLQTSFTDPGILPRAGPDEAADIERQIDNAGSSSYRPPPRTKEVLIRQQVVKLKYCFTCKMFRPPRTSHCSLCDNCVERFDHHCPWVGNCVGKRNYRFFYSFIVSLSFLTAFIFGCVTTHLAMRSQGGKGIIFALQQSPASAVELVVCFFSVWSILGLSGFHTYLVASNLTTNEDIKGSWSGKSGSEGSRNPYSYNNIFMNCCAVLCGPMPPSLIDRRGFLQPDEALPAATEIDLPSLEAKNDISMVGGAS, encoded by the exons atgaaaaactGCGAATATCACCAAATCGATCCTCAGGCACCTTCGACCCCCAACCCCACGCTTCCACCGCCAATAAATGCGAATAAAAAAGTCACACGGGCGCGGAGAAAATGGCAAGCTTTCCCGGGAAGGAATCGGTTCTACTGTGATGGACGGATCATCGTGGCTCGGCAGAGCGGCGTTCTTCCTCTGACACTTGGCCTTATCCTCATCACCAGCACTCTCTTCTTCATATTCGA CTGCCCCTTCCTGGTAGAGCACCTGACCAGCTGCATCCCTGTGATTGGAGGAGTGCTGTTCGTCTTTGTGGTCATCTCCCTCCTGCAGACCAGCTTCACTGACCCAGGGATCCTGCCCAGAGCTGGGCCGGACGAGGCCGCCGATATCGAGAGACAGATTG ACAACGCAGGCTCCTCCTCCTACCGCCCCCCACCGCGCACAAAGGAAGTGCTCATTCGCCAGCAGGTGGTGAAGCTAAAATACTGCTTCACCTGCAAGATGTTCCGCCCCCCCCGGACGtcccactgcagcctctgtgacAACTGTGTAG agCGGTTTGATCATCACTGCCCCTGGGTGGGCAACTGCGTGGGCAAGCGCAACTACCGCTTCTTCTACAGCTTCATTGTGTCCCTCTCCTTCCTAACGGCCTTCATCTTCGGCTGCGTCACCACCCACCTCGCCATGC GCTCCCAGGGAGGGAAGGGTATCATCTTCGCCCTGCAGCAAAGCCCTGCCAG TGCCGTAGAGCTGGTGGTGTGCTTCTTCTCTGTCTGGTCCATCTTGGGCCTCTCAGGGTTCCATACCTACTTGGTGGCCTCCAATCTCACCACCAATGAAGAC ATAAAAGGCTCCTGGTCGGGGAAGAGTGGGTCAGAAGGCTCAAGGAATCCCTACAGCTATAACAACATCTTCATGAACTGCTGCGCGGTTCTGTGCGGGCCCATGCCCCCGAG TCTGATTGACAGAAGGGGCTTCTTACAACCAGATGAAGCTCTGCCGGCTGCCACAGAGATCGATCTGCCTTCCCTAGAGGCCAAAAATGACATCAGCATGGTAGGCGGAGCCTCTTAG
- the LOC118768825 gene encoding terminal nucleotidyltransferase 5A-like: MSSGDASEQSRRFCVLSWEQVRRLDAILGESVPIHGRGNFPTLSVQPRQIVQVVRARLEERGIAVRDVKLNGSAASYVLHQDTGLGYKDLDLIFGLSLTDDRAFQLVKGVVLDCLLDFLPAGVSRERLTPLTLKEAYVQKLVKVCNDTDRWSLISLSNNTGKNVELKFVDSLRRQFEFSVDSFQIALDSLLLFDRCSETAMSESFHPTVLGESVYGDFQEALEHLRQRTIATRSPEEIRGGGLLKYCHLLVRGFRAASESEMKSLQRYMCSRFFIDFPDIGEQQRKLEAYLQNHFSGMEHKRYDCLATLHRVVSESTVCLMAHERRQTLALISALALRALAEQNALPTVTNVTCYYQPAPYVRDVNFSNYYVARVQPQTALCSSSFRAWQPCN, encoded by the exons ATGTCCTCCGGAGATGCATCGGAGCAGAGTCGGCGGTTCTGTGTGCTGTCCTGGGAACAGGTTCGGCGTTTGGACGCCATCCTCGGAGAGAGCGTCCCCATCCACGGCCGTGGAAACTTCCCTACCCTTTCCGTCCAGCCACGACAAATCGTGCag GTGGTCAGGGCCCGACTGGAGGAGAGGGGTATCGCCGTGCGGGACGTGAAGCTGAACGGGTCGGCCGCCAGCTACGTTCTGCACCAGGACACAGGCCTGGGCTACAAGGACTTGGACCTGATCTTCGGCCTCTCCCTGACGGACGACCGGGCCTTCCAGCTGGTGAAGGGCGTGGTGCTGGACTGCCTGCTGGACTTCCTGCCGGCCGGCGTCAGCAGGGAGAGGCTCACGCCGCTGACGCTGAAGGAGGCCTACGTGCAGAAGCTGGTGAAGGTGTGCAACGACACGGACCGCTGGAGCCTCATCTCGCTCTCCAACAACACGGGCAAGAACGTGGAGCTCAAGTTCGTGGACTCGCTGCGGCGGCAGTTCGAGTTCAGCGTGGACTCCTTCCAGATCGCCCTGGACTCGCTCCTGCTCTTCGACAGGTGCTCGGAGACGGCCATGTCAGAGAGCTTCCACCCCACCGTGCTGGGCGAGAGCGTGTATGGGGACTTCCAGGAGGCCCTGGAGCACCTGCGGCAGCGGACCATCGCCACGCGCAGCCCCGAGGAGATCCGGGGCGGCGGGCTGCTGAaatactgccacctgctggtgcGGGGGTTCCGCGCGGCCTCCGAAAGCGAGATGAAGTCGCTGCAGCGGTACATGTGCTCCCGCTTCTTCATCGACTTCCCCGACATCGGCGAGCAGCAGCGCAAGCTCGAGGCCTACCTGCAGAACCACTTCAGCGGCATGGAGCACAAGCGCTACGATTGCCTGGCCACGCTGCACCGCGTGGTGAGCGAGAGCACCGTCTGCCTGATGGCCCACGAGCGGCGGCAGACGCTGGCCCTCATCTCCGCCCTGGCCCTGCGGGCGCTGGCTGAGCAGAACGCCCTGCCCACCGTCACCAACGTCACCTGCTACTACCAGCCCGCCCCTTACGTCAGGGACGTCAACTTCAGCAACTATTACGTGGCCCGGGTCCAGCCTCAGACGGCCCTGTGCAGCAGCTCCTTTCGGGCCTGGCAGCCGTGTAACTGA